In the Clostridium sporogenes genome, one interval contains:
- the purF gene encoding amidophosphoribosyltransferase yields the protein MLLDKEQDKFKEECGVFGIFKNYTLELGEIFYPGLVSLQHRGEESAGISYTNSDGIKTKKVLGLVSNLFSEENFYKTKYFSAIGHVRYSTSGDVHIKNAQPFQEEILGETISLAHNGNLLNYLNIKYELEEKGEKFKSNSDSEVILKFILEKIEKGETIEKAITCAIDSLKGAFSVLILMKDSLIGFRDKNGIRPLCLGKVEENYILSSESAAINVVGGQYIRDVEPGEIIIINQNGLKSIKSRVVGCNFICALEYIYFSRPDSIIDGINLSQFRIRCGEELYKKYKLDSDIIIGVPESGNFAAMGYSKASNIPYSIGLIKNSYLGRNFIKSTEKERKRDINIKINAIESIVQGKKVIVIDDSIVRGNSSRQVVYSLRKAGAKEIHFMVASPKINYYCNLGIDIKNKKELLSFKKNKEEMKRFIEADSLEFLSLKDMKKCLNNINICTGCFNGDYADY from the coding sequence ATGTTATTAGATAAAGAACAGGATAAATTTAAAGAGGAATGTGGAGTCTTTGGAATTTTTAAAAATTATACTTTAGAACTTGGAGAAATATTTTATCCTGGATTGGTATCTCTTCAACATAGAGGAGAAGAAAGTGCAGGAATAAGCTATACAAATAGTGATGGAATAAAAACCAAAAAAGTTTTAGGCTTAGTTTCTAACTTATTTTCCGAAGAAAATTTTTATAAAACTAAATATTTTTCTGCTATAGGACATGTTAGATATTCTACTAGTGGAGATGTCCATATTAAAAATGCGCAACCATTTCAAGAAGAAATCCTAGGAGAAACTATTTCTTTAGCTCATAATGGGAATTTATTAAATTATTTAAATATTAAGTATGAATTAGAGGAAAAAGGTGAAAAATTCAAAAGCAATTCAGATTCTGAAGTAATATTAAAGTTTATATTAGAAAAGATAGAAAAAGGTGAAACAATAGAAAAAGCAATAACTTGTGCTATTGATAGTTTGAAAGGAGCTTTCTCAGTACTTATTTTAATGAAAGATAGTCTAATAGGTTTTAGAGATAAAAATGGAATAAGACCTTTATGTTTAGGAAAAGTAGAAGAAAATTATATTTTATCTTCAGAAAGCGCCGCTATAAATGTTGTTGGTGGACAATACATAAGAGATGTAGAGCCTGGAGAAATTATAATTATAAATCAAAATGGATTAAAATCTATAAAAAGTAGAGTAGTCGGTTGTAATTTTATTTGTGCTTTAGAATATATATATTTCTCAAGGCCAGATAGTATCATAGATGGAATAAATTTATCACAATTTAGAATTAGATGTGGAGAAGAGCTGTATAAAAAATATAAATTAGATTCAGATATTATAATTGGAGTACCTGAATCAGGAAATTTTGCAGCTATGGGTTATTCTAAAGCATCAAATATACCCTATAGTATAGGTCTTATTAAAAATTCTTATTTAGGTAGAAATTTTATAAAATCTACAGAAAAGGAAAGAAAAAGAGATATAAATATAAAAATAAACGCTATAGAAAGTATAGTTCAAGGTAAAAAAGTTATTGTCATAGATGATTCTATTGTAAGAGGTAATAGTAGTAGACAAGTAGTATATTCTTTAAGAAAAGCAGGAGCAAAAGAAATTCATTTTATGGTGGCATCACCTAAAATAAATTATTACTGTAATTTGGGAATAGATATAAAAAATAAAAAAGAACTTTTATCATTTAAAAAAAATAAGGAAGAAATGAAGCGTTTTATAGAAGCAGATAGTTTGGAATTTTTAAGTTTAAAAGATATGAAGAAGTGTTTAAATAATATTAATATTTGTACAGGCTGTTTTAATGGAGATTATGCCGATTATTAA
- the thiC gene encoding phosphomethylpyrimidine synthase ThiC — MNYTTQMDAAKKGIVTKEMELVAQKENMDVKDIMELVSKGKVAIPANKNHKALSPEGIGQGLRTKINVNLGISKDCCNIDMELEKVQKAIDMKAEAIMDLSCFGKTEEFRKRLIDMSPAIIGTVPIYDAVGFYDKELKDITSEEFLKVAKKHAENGADFLTIHVGMNRKTAATFKKNPRRMNIVSRGGSLLYAWMELNNKENPFYERFDELLDICEKYDVTLSLGDACRPGCIEDSTDASQIEELIVLGELTKRAWERNVQVIIEGPGHMTLDEIETNMKIEKKLCHGAPFYVLGPIVTDIAPGYDHITSAIGGAIAATYGADFLCYVTPAEHLRLPNLDDMKEGIIATKLAAHAADLAKGIKGAKNWDNAMAKARRELDWEKMFELSIDEEKARRYREESNAKSKDSCTMCGKMCSVRNMNRVIEGKDLNMLRDDD, encoded by the coding sequence ATGAATTATACAACTCAAATGGATGCTGCTAAAAAGGGAATAGTTACAAAAGAAATGGAATTAGTAGCGCAAAAGGAAAATATGGATGTAAAAGATATTATGGAATTAGTATCTAAGGGAAAGGTTGCTATACCTGCTAATAAAAATCATAAAGCATTAAGTCCAGAAGGAATAGGACAAGGGTTAAGGACTAAAATAAATGTAAACTTAGGAATATCTAAGGATTGTTGCAATATAGATATGGAATTAGAAAAAGTACAAAAAGCTATAGACATGAAGGCAGAAGCTATAATGGATTTGAGCTGTTTTGGAAAAACAGAAGAATTCAGAAAAAGATTAATAGATATGTCACCAGCTATAATAGGAACAGTTCCTATATATGATGCAGTGGGTTTTTATGATAAGGAATTAAAAGACATTACATCAGAAGAATTTTTAAAAGTGGCAAAAAAACATGCAGAGAATGGAGCAGACTTTTTAACAATACATGTGGGAATGAATAGAAAAACTGCAGCTACATTTAAGAAAAACCCACGAAGAATGAACATAGTTTCAAGAGGTGGATCTCTTTTATATGCATGGATGGAACTAAATAATAAAGAGAATCCATTCTATGAAAGATTTGATGAACTTTTGGATATATGTGAAAAGTATGATGTGACATTAAGTTTAGGAGATGCTTGTCGTCCAGGATGTATAGAAGATTCTACAGATGCAAGTCAAATAGAAGAGCTTATAGTCTTAGGAGAACTTACTAAAAGAGCTTGGGAAAGGAATGTGCAAGTTATAATAGAGGGACCAGGACATATGACTTTAGATGAAATAGAAACAAATATGAAAATAGAGAAAAAACTATGTCATGGAGCTCCTTTCTATGTTTTAGGACCAATAGTTACAGATATAGCTCCAGGATATGATCATATAACTTCAGCTATAGGTGGCGCCATTGCAGCAACTTATGGTGCAGATTTCCTATGCTATGTAACTCCAGCAGAGCATTTAAGATTACCAAATTTAGATGATATGAAAGAAGGAATAATAGCAACTAAATTAGCAGCACATGCAGCAGATTTAGCTAAAGGAATAAAAGGTGCAAAAAATTGGGATAATGCTATGGCTAAAGCTAGAAGAGAATTAGACTGGGAAAAAATGTTTGAATTATCTATAGATGAAGAAAAAGCTAGAAGATATAGAGAAGAATCTAATGCAAAAAGTAAAGATTCTTGTACAATGTGTGGAAAAATGTGTTCAGTAAGAAATATGAATAGGGTTATAGAAGGAAAAGATTTAAATATGTTAAGAGATGATGATTAA
- a CDS encoding thiamine-binding protein, whose amino-acid sequence MANINLSLQVLPVVSEEDIYPVVDKVIEYIEASGVKYEVGPMETTMEGEMDILLDIVKKAQDICVNEGAKRVISVVKIDYKPEGVTMDEKTHKYKK is encoded by the coding sequence ATGGCGAATATAAATTTAAGTTTACAGGTTTTGCCTGTAGTTAGTGAGGAAGATATATATCCAGTAGTAGATAAAGTTATAGAGTATATAGAAGCCTCAGGAGTTAAATACGAAGTAGGACCTATGGAAACTACAATGGAAGGCGAAATGGATATTCTTTTGGATATAGTTAAAAAAGCTCAAGATATATGTGTTAATGAAGGTGCTAAAAGAGTTATTTCTGTTGTAAAAATAGATTATAAACCAGAAGGTGTTACAATGGATGAAAAAACTCATAAATATAAAAAATAG
- a CDS encoding hemolysin family protein yields the protein MNNIGMQLFLILILIIINAFFSSAEMAIISLNKNKLNTIIEDSEEKSSSPQKVKKAKILLNLLKEPSKFLATIQVGITLAGFLASASAATSISKYIDIFFKHLNIPKSSSVALFLTTILLSYLTLVFGELLPKRLALNNSEKIALFSIKPIIIFMKISLPFVNILTSSTNFLLRILGIDYKDIEEKISEEEIKKMIDLGEETGVFNSTEKEMINSIFDFDNTLAKEIMTPRTSVFAIDINDPPKDIVNNILTERYSRVPIYDEDIDNIIGILHIKDTLSIINKENIKKEDLINILRVPYFIPETKTIDSLFKEMQTSKSYISILIDEYGGFSGIVTIEDLIEEVMGNIFDEYDEDNAEEIIKIDGNTFLLDASITIDTLNEKLHLELPSENFDTLGGFILDITGTIPKYNTNSEIQYNNLIFKIEKMSNNRIEKIKLYITE from the coding sequence ATGAATAACATTGGTATGCAATTATTCTTAATATTAATTTTAATAATTATAAATGCATTTTTTTCTTCTGCAGAAATGGCAATAATCTCTTTAAATAAAAATAAATTAAATACTATAATAGAGGATAGTGAAGAAAAAAGTTCTTCTCCTCAAAAAGTAAAAAAGGCAAAAATATTATTAAATCTTTTAAAGGAACCTAGTAAATTTTTAGCTACTATACAAGTGGGAATAACTTTAGCAGGATTTTTGGCAAGTGCTTCTGCTGCAACAAGTATATCAAAATATATTGATATATTCTTTAAACACTTAAATATCCCTAAAAGCAGTAGTGTAGCATTATTTTTAACCACTATTCTATTATCATATTTAACATTAGTCTTTGGAGAATTGTTACCTAAAAGACTAGCATTAAATAATTCAGAAAAAATAGCGTTATTTTCAATTAAACCAATAATTATTTTTATGAAAATATCTCTGCCTTTTGTAAATATATTAACCTCTTCTACTAACTTTTTGCTAAGAATTTTAGGAATTGATTATAAAGACATAGAAGAAAAAATATCAGAGGAAGAAATAAAAAAAATGATTGACTTAGGTGAAGAAACAGGAGTTTTTAATTCTACAGAAAAAGAAATGATAAATAGCATATTTGATTTTGATAATACTCTAGCTAAAGAAATAATGACACCTAGAACTAGTGTATTTGCAATAGATATAAATGATCCACCTAAAGATATAGTTAATAATATACTAACGGAGCGTTATTCAAGAGTTCCTATATATGATGAAGATATAGATAATATTATAGGAATTCTACATATAAAAGATACCCTTTCTATCATAAATAAAGAAAATATAAAAAAAGAAGATTTGATAAATATATTAAGAGTCCCTTATTTTATACCAGAAACAAAAACTATAGATTCTTTATTCAAAGAAATGCAAACAAGTAAAAGCTATATTTCCATCCTTATTGACGAATATGGAGGATTCTCTGGTATAGTTACTATAGAAGATTTGATAGAAGAAGTTATGGGAAATATATTCGATGAATATGATGAGGATAATGCTGAAGAAATAATAAAAATAGATGGAAACACTTTTTTATTAGATGCATCTATAACAATAGACACTTTAAATGAAAAGCTTCATTTAGAATTACCTTCAGAAAATTTTGATACTCTAGGTGGCTTTATACTAGATATAACCGGAACTATACCAAAATATAATACAAATTCTGAAATACAATATAATAATTTAATATTCAAAATAGAAAAGATGTCTAACAATAGAATAGAAAAAATAAAATTATATATAACAGAGTAA
- a CDS encoding GAF domain-containing protein gives MFALEDFKQLTEEQKYENMLLFLKGQLLDEKDIISNLSNASSIIMALTDNLSWAGFYLMKDGELVLGPFQGMPACNRININKGVCGAAVSSREIQRVDDVHKFQDHIACDGSTNSELVVPIIKENKVLGVLDLDSIEFGRFTELEEKYFKKFVQILVDNMDWSIN, from the coding sequence GTGTTTGCATTAGAAGATTTTAAACAATTAACAGAAGAACAAAAATATGAAAATATGCTTTTATTTTTGAAAGGACAATTACTTGATGAGAAAGATATAATATCAAATCTTAGCAATGCTTCATCTATTATAATGGCTTTAACAGATAATTTAAGTTGGGCAGGGTTTTATTTAATGAAAGATGGAGAATTGGTTTTGGGGCCATTTCAGGGAATGCCAGCCTGCAATAGAATAAATATAAATAAGGGAGTATGTGGTGCAGCTGTATCATCTAGGGAAATTCAAAGGGTAGATGATGTGCATAAATTTCAAGATCATATAGCTTGTGATGGTTCAACTAATTCTGAATTAGTAGTTCCTATAATTAAAGAAAATAAGGTTTTAGGAGTACTAGATTTAGATAGCATTGAATTTGGAAGATTTACAGAACTTGAAGAAAAATATTTTAAAAAGTTTGTACAAATACTTGTAGACAACATGGATTGGAGTATCAATTAA